The Terriglobus roseus sequence CGTGTGGCAGGGCGGCAAGCCGGTCTCCATCCTGAACAGCAGCTCCGCTTCGCTGCCAGGGGATTCCGGGTATAACAACCGCGCCACTCCGATCAACAACGGCGGTACTGATCGTCCCAACCAGATCGCATCGCCCGGTCTGGGGAGTCCCACCAACAGCCGGTACTTCAACACGGCGGCGTTCGTTCCGCAGCCGCTTGGCACCATTGGCACCACGCAACGGAACAATGTCTTCGGACCGCACTTCCGTCACGTGGATCTGTCACTGTTCAAGGACTTCCGAGTCACGGAGCGTACCAAGGTGCAGTTCCGCGCGGAAAGCTTCAACATCTCCAATACGCCCAGCTACCAGCTGACGCAGGGCAGCGGCAACGTGCAGCTTGGCAACTCCGCCTTCGGTACCGTTACCGATGCGGACTCCAACTACACGCCGCGGCTCTTCCAGTTCGCACTCAAACTCAACTTCTAACGACTTCACTGCACCACGAATAAGTTGTGTCACTGGCCTCCTGCCGGACAGCGGAAATGCTGTCCGGCAGCTTTTTTGCAAGCGACAACGATCCCAGGTGTCCTGCATCCCTGCTCTTCTGCATGAGATCCGTGCGCAGGAGATCGCACCCACCTCTCGAGTACGTGACGTGGGGTGTCCGCATCCAAGGGGTGATGAGGAACGTTTGCTCGATCGTGATGCTCTCGACGGTGGCACTGCTGGCGCCGCTGGTGGGATGTAGTGCAGGTTCCACAAACGCCGCCCGCACCGCGAAACGGGCGGAAGCGCAGCCGTCTCCCGCGGCGACGGTGGACTGTTCCGCCGGTGACGTGACACTGAGTTTCGACGGCCGCAACGGCGACTACACCGGCATGTCCCACGATGGCGCTCTGCTGGTGCTCCGCAACACCAGCTCGAAGACGTGCCGGGTGCCGAAGCGGCCACAAATCACTCTTACGGACGCCACGGGAAAGCCGGTTGCAGCGAAAGCCAACGTCCCGCCCGGCATGCATCCGGGCCCGGTCCTGGTGCCAGTGGCCCTGGCACCAGGAGCATCCGCGCAGGGATCTTTGCGATGGGTGATGGGGCCCGTCTATGACAGGAACACCTGCGTCGACACTGCCCATGCCGCCATTACGCTGCCGGGCGGTACCGTTGCTGCGGATCTTCGCGCACACCTCTGCGGACAGACTGGCTCGCCCATGGAGTATGAGCAGGAGTGGTTGCAGCTGTCGACCGCTGCGAAGGAGCAACCGTAAGCAGACGCCCGACGCGATACAGTCTTTGATGTGGAGAAGCCGATCGACAAGCTGGGATTGATTGCAGGGAACGGACGCTTTCCGTTTCTGCTGCTGGACGCCGCGCGTGCTCGGGGGCTGCATGTGGTCGTCGCTGCCATCAAGGAAGAGACCGATCCGGAGATGGACATGCGCGCCGCCGCGGACCGCGGGATGGAAGTCCACTGGATGAGTCTGGGCGAATTATCCCGTCTGATTGAAACGTTTCAAAAAGCGGGCGTAACGAACGCTGTAATGGCCGGTCAGGTCCGGCATAAGCAGATCTTTTCTGCCATCCGCCCGGACTGGCGGCTGGCCAAACTGCTGCTGAGTTTGCGCACTCGATCTACGGATATGCTGCTGGGCGCGGTCGCGAAAGTGCTAAGCAACGAGGGAATCGAACTCATCAGCTCCACCGCATATCTTGAGCCGATGCTGGCGCGCACGGGCGTGTTGACCGCGCGCACGCCCAATGATGCCGAGCGCAATGACATCGCCTATGGGCTCACCGTCGCGCGCGGCATCGCCGGCTTCGACCTCGGCCAGACGGTCGTCATCGCAGCGGGCGCATGCGTTGCGGTGGAAGCGATGGAGGGCACGGACGCAACCATCGAACGTGCGGGCGCATTGATGGGGACCGTCGAGGAAGAAGCGTCCACGCTGGCGCGATCATTGACGGTGGTGAAGGTGGCAAAGCCGAAGCAGGATCTACGCTTTGACGTGCCGGTCGTAGGCGTTCCCACCATCCGGGCGATGGCCGCCGCAGGTGCCACGTGTCTTGCGGTAGAGGCTGGGCGCACGCTGCTGTTCGATGAAGCGTCGATGTTGCGTGAGGCCGACGCTGCCGGCATCGCCGTTGTCGGTGAATCGTCCAGCGGCGGTGTAGCAAACCGTTGAACAGTTTTTAACGGGTGACAATGTTTTTACAATTCGCCACGGTTGGCGCTTCCCGAGCCCATTGTGCTGAGTCATACTGATCACCGATTGCAAAATCACCGCCGCGGCTGCACGTCTTGCCACGGCTTGAAGCAATGAGCCAGAGGCTAAGGGAGATTCACCATGCAGCGTGCAGGATTGTGGTCGATGGTATTGGTTGCGGTGCTGGCAGTGGGTGCCACCGCGCGTTTGGCAATGGCAGCGGGCGCTGGCGCCATGCTGGAACCGGGCGCAACCGCGCCGAACTTCACACTGCCCTCGCAGGAGGACAAGCAGGTGAGCCTGTCGCAGTACAAGGGCAAGTGGGTCGTTCTGTACTTCTACCCGAAGGATCAGACCGCCGGCTGCACGCTGGAGGCGCATAACTTCCAGCGCGACCAGGCGATGTATGACAAGGACAACGCGGCCGTTCTGGGCGTGAGCCTGGACACGGCCGAAAGCCACAAGGTTTTCTGCACCAAGGAGAACCTCACCTTCAAGCTGCTGGCCGATCCTGACCACAAGGTTGTGGATGAGTATGGCGTGCCGGTGATGGCGATGGGACCGATGAAGGCCGCGAAGCGCGTCACCTACCTGATCTCGCCAGCGGGCAAGGTCGTCAAGGTGTGGCCGGATGTGAAGGTTGCGAACCACAGTGAGGAAGTTCTCGCCGCCATCGCAGAAGCCAAGGCTGCCAAGTCGTAAGTCAGAAGTTTTGAATCAGAGAAGGGGTACGGCAGATGCCGTGCCCCTTTTTGTCTTCTTCCGAGGTCTTATATCAAGTCCATGCCCCGAACAATCTTCCGCAAAGCCTTCACACTCACATTGCTGACGACCGCGTCATGCGTGGCGCAGACGGCAACCTCCCATGAATCCGCAGACGTGCTGTGGTATCGGCAGCCCGCGGCAATATGGGATCATGCGTTGCCCATTGGCAACGGCAGACTTGGAGCCATGGTCTTCGGCGGTGCAAACAGCGGTGTGAACAATGGAGATCAGCAGGATGAAGCGAAGAACGCCGACGTCC is a genomic window containing:
- a CDS encoding peroxiredoxin translates to MQRAGLWSMVLVAVLAVGATARLAMAAGAGAMLEPGATAPNFTLPSQEDKQVSLSQYKGKWVVLYFYPKDQTAGCTLEAHNFQRDQAMYDKDNAAVLGVSLDTAESHKVFCTKENLTFKLLADPDHKVVDEYGVPVMAMGPMKAAKRVTYLISPAGKVVKVWPDVKVANHSEEVLAAIAEAKAAKS
- a CDS encoding LpxI family protein, whose amino-acid sequence is MEKPIDKLGLIAGNGRFPFLLLDAARARGLHVVVAAIKEETDPEMDMRAAADRGMEVHWMSLGELSRLIETFQKAGVTNAVMAGQVRHKQIFSAIRPDWRLAKLLLSLRTRSTDMLLGAVAKVLSNEGIELISSTAYLEPMLARTGVLTARTPNDAERNDIAYGLTVARGIAGFDLGQTVVIAAGACVAVEAMEGTDATIERAGALMGTVEEEASTLARSLTVVKVAKPKQDLRFDVPVVGVPTIRAMAAAGATCLAVEAGRTLLFDEASMLREADAAGIAVVGESSSGGVANR
- a CDS encoding DUF4232 domain-containing protein — protein: MLSTVALLAPLVGCSAGSTNAARTAKRAEAQPSPAATVDCSAGDVTLSFDGRNGDYTGMSHDGALLVLRNTSSKTCRVPKRPQITLTDATGKPVAAKANVPPGMHPGPVLVPVALAPGASAQGSLRWVMGPVYDRNTCVDTAHAAITLPGGTVAADLRAHLCGQTGSPMEYEQEWLQLSTAAKEQP